The nucleotide window CGGATAAAAAAATAAATCTGATTGTAAAACCTTATGAAGTAAAAGTGTTGCACAGTAAAGACACTAATATATTTGATTCTTTTAAATAGTTTAATAACAAAAGGACTGCTTTTAACAGAGATGTTTTCTGTTTCGGCGGTTCTTTTTAAATTTCCATTTTTCACTTTTAAAAATATATATTTTGTATGTGAAAATAATTAGTTATCATTTTTGTATATCTAATTCTAAAAATCTTTATATTATTGAAAAATAACATTTTAAAAACATTAGTTTTTTGTTTTGTATTCATAAAATAGGGCTTTATATTAAATGTTAAATATGATAAAATTACAAAGATAAATAAAAAATATAAATTCGGGACTGCTTAAAAAAGGAGTTATATTTTATTTTAATGGCTTAATTTTAAATGATGGATTATAGAAAGGAAATACAAAAAAGATGAAAAATAATTTGAAAAAAATTGAAAAAACTTTAAGAACATTTGCCAAAAGATGTAAAAATATCAAATATACTAAAAGTTTGTTATTAACATTTCTTTTGGTAGGGACGTTATCTTTTTCGGATACATTGACATCGCCTGAAGTTAAGAACACGGAAAATGTGATAAATCAGACAAAAAAAGAATTAAATACGTCAATAAATGACTTGCATATAGCATTTAAAAAGGCAAAAAGAGAAAATAACAGATTACTGAGAAATTCAAATTTAGAATTGATTCAGTTAATGGAACAGGGAGATCACGTAGTAAAATCTCCATGGAGCAGCTGGCAATATGGAATGAATTATTTTTATAACAGTTCGAGAGGAACATATAAGGGAAGAGGGGATAAAGCTGAAAAATATCCCTATGAAGGTGTATTTGCAAGAAGCAATAACCTTTTTGAAAGAGCAGTTTCACCTTTAAGTGTTAATTATAAAAAGTTGCCGCAATCAACAATCCTTATTCGGCATCTTCAAGTGCAAGAAAGGGACTGAACTCGGGATACGGAATAAGGAGTACAACACAAGCTCAGGAGCCGATACTTGAATTGAAAGTAGATGCATCTATCAGACCGAAATCTGTTGAACTGGATCCGGTACCTGCACCGACAGTTAGCATAGCAACACCAAGTTTAGATCCTTTAAATATTCCTGATATGGATCCGCCTTCATTAAATGTACCTGAGCCTGCAACACCTGATTTTGCTCTTGATTTACCGGAACCAAATACAAAACCATTTGCAGATTTTTTATTTGATCGTGGAATGGTAAACAGTTACGGTAAGACGGCACATATAGATCCTGACGGTTATGGAGCATGGAAAAAATTTGAAACATCAAAACACAATATAGGAAGCGGTGATAATAAGCCTTCATATGTCGGTGAAGATACAAGACCTAACTATAATGACGGAGATAACCATCAATTTTGGTCAGGTTTTAAACCTGATGCAAACGACAATGAAGGAAAAAACGGAACATTGGTAAATGAATCAGGAATAGATCAAAATACAAGAGGATGGAGATACAGTGAAGGAACTTTATATAGAAACGTTCCCAGATCACTGGCAGTTCTCTATTTTAATAACTCTGCTGTAAATAATTATGTAGAAAACGGAGTTAAGAAAAATGGTTTTCAGGTTAAAAACTTTAGAGTCTATGCAGCAGGAAATGTCGGAGGAATAGGGAAAACTAACTGGAATAAAGATGGGGTAATAGGTATTCATACAGTATGGGATGGAACTTTAAATAATATACACGGCTATTTATATGGAAGAGCAGTTTTCCTTTCAATGGAAACATGGCACGCAGGTAAGCTGGAATTTGAAAATACGACAGCAGATATAGTTAATTTAGGAAATGCAAATGCAGTACCTAATGAAAATACGATTTTCTATATCTATCCGGCAACTTATGAAACTATAACTACCCATAACTATTGGTCAGGTTCCTCTAAACAGCGTGGAGCATTTAAAGGAACAGTTGATGCGAACATTATTTCAAATAAAAACTCTGTTTACTCAACTTATGGAGCACAAGGGTCGTTTGATATAGACAGTAAAGGAACATATAAACTGGAAGGTTCCGGAAATCTTGTTTATTCAGGGTTAGGATATACTCCTAACTATCAAAATCTGATAGGAGAAGGTACAAGTGATGTTTCGGGAGATGACGGAAGAATTGTAGACAGAACTTTAGAAGGAATGACACCTTCTATAAAATTGACTAAGGCACCTGAATCTTACGGAGATGAAAATGTTATTTTACTCTTTAATAACAGAATAACATTAGATCCTGTAAATACTTATGATGCACCGAGACAAATGATAGGACAGAATAACCATGGTTGGAGACCCGGAGGTTCATCAAGCACTATCGGAAATCCTGCAACAAGAAAAGCTAATTGGCAGAAATCAGGAGTAGGAATCTATCAAGGAGAAATAAGAGCAAATGCTATTATAGGAAATAAACTTGCTATTGATAATAATGCGACAGAGCAAACTGCTTTAGGAGATTCCAAAGGCGATAAGAAATATGTAGAAAATAATATAGGAATATTTGCCAGATCAGGACAAAGAGTTGGGATAGTTCCAAGTGAAGATTTAGGAGCAAAAGATGAAATGGCAGGAGTAGTTTTTGATAAGGATCCTGTGCACTCTTTGCAAGTAAATGATGTAAATATTCATTTTGGAAAATATTCTAAAAACGGTATCATGATGGTTTCTCAAAAAGGTACTGTTTTAGATGTTGCTATGCCGACAAACCTTCATACAGAAGAAGTTTATGATATGAAGCCTGATCCTGCTCAAACTTGGAAGAATATAAAAACATTGGATCCGAATAAAAAAGATAAAACAACAGTTCCGATTATGAAGGAG belongs to Pseudoleptotrichia goodfellowii and includes:
- a CDS encoding autotransporter-associated N-terminal domain-containing protein translates to MKNNLKKIEKTLRTFAKRCKNIKYTKSLLLTFLLVGTLSFSDTLTSPEVKNTENVINQTKKELNTSINDLHIAFKKAKRENNRLLRNSNLELIQLMEQGDHVVKSPWSSWQYGMNYFYNSSRGTYKGRGDKAEKYPYEGVFARSNNLFERAVSPLSVNYKKLPQSTILIRHLQVQERD